ACCGTGTTGAACACGGCAAAGACTAATCCAGAGCAATCGATCCCATCGGTCGTGTTGCCCCCCGAACGATACGGCGTACCCGTGTAGGTTCGGGCAATTTTCACGACCTCAGGTACGTATCGATTTTCGTACGTTCGCGAATCCACGACCCTACCCGTAGGTTTGGCCGGAACAGCGGGAGGACGAGCAGGCGTCTTACCCGTTGACGCACGACGGGCAACAGGCTTAGCCGATGATGGACGACGACTGACGGAGGGGCCCGACGAACGGAGGGCTTCGCAGGAAGAAAGCAATGAAAGCAGGCAGGCGCTCAGCAGAACGGGACCGACAGTAGCCCGGAACCAGCGTTGTTGCATACGGATTGGGGTT
This window of the Spirosoma aerolatum genome carries:
- a CDS encoding C40 family peptidase, translated to MQQRWFRATVGPVLLSACLLSLLSSCEALRSSGPSVSRRPSSAKPVARRASTGKTPARPPAVPAKPTGRVVDSRTYENRYVPEVVKIARTYTGTPYRSGGNTTDGIDCSGLVFAVFNTVGLRMPRISWQQSEVGHEVEVAEILPGDLIFFVPDKGQAGYVSHTGIVTEVNGAQEIRFIHASSSRGVREDNLYSDYFKGRFVKALRPF